A window of Citrus sinensis cultivar Valencia sweet orange chromosome 7, DVS_A1.0, whole genome shotgun sequence contains these coding sequences:
- the LOC102624972 gene encoding mitogen-activated protein kinase kinase 5 codes for MRPVLPPPPSGLSSSSSSSSSSPSSSLANRRGQRRRPDLTLPIPQRDPSLAVPLPLPPTSNSSSSSGQSTSHQNHHPHQQQQNQTQNNHQNRHQLINPAELQKGNRIGSGSGGTVWRVVHPPTSRVFALKVIYGNHEDSVRSQICREIEILRDVNHPNVVKCHDMYDRNGEIEVLLEYMDGGSLEGAHIRQEHILSDLARQVLSGLAYLHKRKIVHRDIKPSNLLINSSKNVKIADFGVSRILAQTMDPCNSAVGTIAYMSPERINTDLNHGKYDGYAGDIWSLGVSILEFYLGRFPFAVGRQGDWASLMFAICFAQPPEAPEMASREFRDFISRCLQKDPHSRWPAAQLLQHPFILRAGQNQVNQNLRQILPPPRPLSS; via the coding sequence ATGAGACCTGTTCTACCGCCGCCGCCGAGCGGCTTATCCTCCTCGTCCTCTTCCTCGTCCTCCTCTCCGTCGTCATCATTGGCCAATCGCAGAGGTCAACGCCGGAGACCGGACCTCACGCTGCCAATCCCGCAGCGGGACCCATCCTTGGCCGTCCCCCTTCCGTTACCGCCGACGTCAAACTCGTCCTCTTCCTCCGGTCAGTCGACGAGCCACCAGAACCACCACCCTCACCAGCAGCAGCAAAACCAAACTCAGAACAACCACCAGAACCGGCACCAGCTCATCAACCCGGCTGAGCTCCAGAAAGGAAACCGAATCGGCAGCGGCAGCGGCGGCACGGTCTGGAGAGTCGTCCACCCGCCGACGTCGCGCGTGTTCGCGCTCAAGGTAATATACGGTAACCACGAGGACTCCGTCAGATCTCAGATCTGCCGTGAAATCGAGATCCTCCGCGACGTTAATCACCCTAACGTCGTTAAGTGTCACGACATGTACGACCGTAACGGCGAGATAGAGGTCCTGTTAGAGTACATGGACGGTGGATCCCTAGAAGGGGCCCACATAAGACAGGAGCACATATTATCTGATTTAGCTAGACAAGTATTAAGTGGATTAGCGTATTTACACAAACGAAAAATCGTACACCGTGATATTAAGCCCtcaaatttgttaataaattctagcaaaaatgtgaaaattgcGGATTTTGGGGTTAGTAGGATCTTAGCACAGACGATGGATCCCTGCAATTCAGCCGTAGGGACCATAGCTTATATGAGTCCTGAGAGGATTAACACCGATTTGAATCATGGGAAATACGATGGATATGCAGGGGATATATGGAGCTTAGGGGTGAGTATATTGGAGTTTTATCTAGGGAGGTTTCCGTTTGCGGTGGGGAGGCAAGGGGATTGGGCGAGTTTGATGTTTGCAATATGTTTCGCCCAGCCACCGGAGGCACCTGAAATGGCATCGAGGGAGTTTAGGGATTTTATTTCGCGTTGTTTGCAGAAAGACCCGCATAGCAGGTGGCCGGCTGCGCAGTTGTTGCAGCATCCGTTTATATTGAGAGCAGGGCAGAATCAGGTGAATCAGAATCTCCGGCAAATTTTGCCGCCTCCTCGCCCTCTTAGTTCTTAG
- the LOC102625257 gene encoding DNA-dependent metalloprotease WSS1-like, translating into MDLNDLNKVWEVKALKKIGEDDARQILEKVAKQVQPIMRKHKWKVRILSEFCPANPSLLGINIGGGAEVKLRLRRPNREWDFFPYEQILDTMLHELCHNEYGPHNADFYKLWDEIRKECDELMAKGITGTGKGFDLPGRRLGGFSRQPPLSQLRQSALAAAENRARHGALLPSGPNRIGGDSSIKAALSPIQAAAMAAERRLHDDMWCGSKSLNSDIDVREDVGSSTDASESSKTSSVSNNRSGQTSSLQPSSGQKAVDVGQMWQCNMCTLLNQPLALTCEACGTQRNKSVGNLKGWSCKFCTLDNSSLSERCLACGEWRYSNGPPISTPGPYPGT; encoded by the exons ATGGATCTTAATGATCTTAACAAGGTTTGGGAGGTTAAGGCTCTCAAGAAGATTGGAGAAGATGATGCAAGACAAATTCTTGAAAAAGTGGCAAAACAAGTACAGCCAATCATGCGTAAACATAAATGGAAAGTCAGAATTCTTTCTGAGTTCTG TCCTGCAAATCCATCTCTTCTGGGGATAAACATAGGAGGAGGTGCAGAGGTCAAACTGAGGCTCCGGAGGCCAAACAGAGAGTGGGATTTCTTTCCTTATGAACAGATTCTCGACACTATGCTGCATGAGCTCTGCCACAATGAATATGGCCCTCATAATGCTGACTTTTATAAACTTTGGGATGAAATCAGAAAG GAATGTGATGAACTGATGGCTAAAGGAATTACTGGCACTGGGAAAGGATTTGATCTTCCTGGGAGACGATTGGGTGGGTTCTCCCGCCAACCCCCATTGTCACAATTGCGCCAGTCTGCCCTTGCTGCTGCAGAGAACAGAGCCCGCCATGGAGCTCTTTTGCCATCAGGACCTAACCGTATAGGTGGTGATAGCAGCATCAAAGCTGCACTCAGCCCAATACAAGCAGCTGCTATGGCTGCTGAAAGGAGACTGCATGATGATATGTGGTGTGGGTCCAAATCTTTGAACAGTGACATTGACGTGAGGGAAGATGTTGGATCTTCTACTGATGCTTCAGAAAGTTCGAAGACTTCTTCAGTTTCTAATAACAGATCTGGCCAAACATCATCTCTTCAACCTTCTTCTGGTCAGAAAGCAGTGGACGTTGGGCAGATGTGGCAGTGCAACATGTGTACTTTATTAAACCAG CCGCTGGCACTAACATGCGAAGCCTGTGGAACTCAGAGAAACAAAAGTGTTGGCAATTTGAAGGGATGGTCTTGCAAGTTCTGTACCCTAGATAACAGCAGCTTGTCCGAGAGATGCTTAGCTTGTGGAGAATGGAGATATTCAAATGGCCCTCCCATATCCACTCCTGGACCCTATCCTGGCACCTGA
- the LOC102626291 gene encoding (R)-mandelonitrile lyase-like isoform X2 gives MAPKHPICFSLQYIAFLVLVCSVVSWARPHSQRQTQEPSYLKFVHNATDFPSEDYYDYVVVGGGTAGCPLAATLSQSFKVLLLERGGTAYGKPNLMTQEGFLTALMETDTFDSPAQGFTSEDGVPNARGRVLGGSSAINAGFYSRADQDFYRRSGMNWDLKVVNESYEWVEEAVVFRPQLRNWQSAVRDGLLEAGVDPYNGFRVDHVVGTKIGGTTFDSSGRRHSAADLLSYANARNIRVAIYASVERVLLAASSPYPGSGQAAIGVVYRDRTGRYHHAMVREKGEVILCAGAIGSPQLLFLSGIGARPYLSSLGIPVAYHHPYVGQYMYDNPRNGISIVPPIPLEHSLIQVVGITEIGAYVEAASTVIPFASLPRSVFIRTPSPPLYLTVATLMEKIIGPLSSGSLRLASTDVRVNPIVRFNYFSNPVDVERCINGTRKIGDVLRSRSMDDFRLHEWFGARNFRFVGPALPVDQSDHAQMAEFCRRTVSTIWHYHGGCVVGKVVDRDLRVIGIDALRIVDGSTFSISPGTNPQATLMMLGRYVGAKLIRYRSING, from the exons atgGCGCCCAAACACCCCATTTGCTTTTCTCTTCAATACATCGCTTTCTTGGTGCTCGTTTGCTCCGTTGTTTCTTGGGCAAGACCCCACTCTCAACGACAAACCCAAG AACCAAGTTACTTAAAATTTGTGCACAACGCCACTGATTTTCCCTCAGAGGATTACTATGATTACGTTGTAGTAGGTGGCGGCACTGCTGGGTGCCCATTAGCCGCAACACTCTCACAATCCTTTAAAGTACTTTTACTTGAACGTGGCGGCACTGCCTATGGCAAGCCCAATTTGATGACTCAAGAGGGTTTCTTGACAGCCCTTATGGAGACAGACACATTTGATTCCCCTGCTCAGGGCTTTACTTCCGAGGATGGAGTCCCTAATGCCCGGGGGCGTGTTCTTGGAGGCAGTAGTGCCATTAATGCTGGCTTTTATAGTCGTGCTGATCAAGATTTTTATCGGAGGTCAGGGATGAATTGGGATCTTAAAGTTGTGAATGAATCGTACGAGTGGGTTGAGGAGGCGGTTGTGTTTAGGCCTCAGTTGAGAAATTGGCAATCTGCTGTTAGAGATGGATTGTTGGAGGCTGGTGTTGATCCTTATAATGGGTTTAGGGTAGATCATGTTGTGGGGACTAAGATTGGTGGTACGACTTTTGATAGTTCAGGGAGAAGGCATAGTGCTGCTGATCTTCTAAGCTATGCAAATGCTAGGAACATTAGGGTTGCCATATATGCAAGTGTAGAGAGGGTCCTGTTGGCAGCTAGTTCACCTTATCCCGGATCTGGGCAGGCAGCTATTGGTGTTGTTTATCGTGATCGAACAGGGCGGTATCATCATGCCATGGTTAGGGAAAAGGGTGAGGTGATTCTATGTGCCGGTGCTATTGGGAGTCCTCAGTTGCTGTTCTTGAGTGGCATAGGTGCCAGGCCTTATCTATCATCTTTGGGTATTCCAGTAGCGTACCATCATCCTTATGTAGGGCAGTATATGTATGATAATCCGAGGAATGGGATCTCTATTGTGCCTCCAATTCCACTTGAGCATTCCTTGATTCAAGTTGTCGGGATTACCGAAATTGGGGCTTATGTTGAAGCAGCGTCGACTGTCATTCCTTTTGCATCCCTTCCACGTTCTGTTTTCATTAGGACACCATCCCCACCTCTGTATCTCACTGTTGCCACACTGATGGAGAAGATCATTGGGCCACTTTCCAGTGGTTCACTAAGGCTGGCTTCAACAGATGTGAGGGTGAATCCAATTGTTCGCTTCAATTACTTCAGCAATCCTGTGGATGTAGAAAGGTGCATAAACGGTACACGCAAGATAGGGGATGTGCTTAGAAGTCGTTCAATGGACGATTTCAGGTTACATGAATGGTTTGGGGCTCGGAACTTCAGATTTGTAGGGCCTGCACTACCTGTGGATCAATCTGACCATGCCCAGATGGCTGAATTTTGCCGAAGAACTGTGAGCACCATATGGCATTATCATGGAGGCTGCGTTGTGGGCAAAGTGGTTGATCGTGATCTTCGGGTTATTGGCATCGATGCTCTCAGGATTGTTGATGGATCAACGTTTAGTATATCACCAGGAACCAACCCCCAGGCCACCTTGATGATGCTTGGAAG ATACGTTGGTGCGAAGTTAATCAGATATCGTTCGATAAATGGATGA
- the LOC102626291 gene encoding (R)-mandelonitrile lyase-like isoform X1, whose translation MAPKHPICFSLQYIAFLVLVCSVVSWARPHSQRQTQAEPSYLKFVHNATDFPSEDYYDYVVVGGGTAGCPLAATLSQSFKVLLLERGGTAYGKPNLMTQEGFLTALMETDTFDSPAQGFTSEDGVPNARGRVLGGSSAINAGFYSRADQDFYRRSGMNWDLKVVNESYEWVEEAVVFRPQLRNWQSAVRDGLLEAGVDPYNGFRVDHVVGTKIGGTTFDSSGRRHSAADLLSYANARNIRVAIYASVERVLLAASSPYPGSGQAAIGVVYRDRTGRYHHAMVREKGEVILCAGAIGSPQLLFLSGIGARPYLSSLGIPVAYHHPYVGQYMYDNPRNGISIVPPIPLEHSLIQVVGITEIGAYVEAASTVIPFASLPRSVFIRTPSPPLYLTVATLMEKIIGPLSSGSLRLASTDVRVNPIVRFNYFSNPVDVERCINGTRKIGDVLRSRSMDDFRLHEWFGARNFRFVGPALPVDQSDHAQMAEFCRRTVSTIWHYHGGCVVGKVVDRDLRVIGIDALRIVDGSTFSISPGTNPQATLMMLGRYVGAKLIRYRSING comes from the exons atgGCGCCCAAACACCCCATTTGCTTTTCTCTTCAATACATCGCTTTCTTGGTGCTCGTTTGCTCCGTTGTTTCTTGGGCAAGACCCCACTCTCAACGACAAACCCAAG CAGAACCAAGTTACTTAAAATTTGTGCACAACGCCACTGATTTTCCCTCAGAGGATTACTATGATTACGTTGTAGTAGGTGGCGGCACTGCTGGGTGCCCATTAGCCGCAACACTCTCACAATCCTTTAAAGTACTTTTACTTGAACGTGGCGGCACTGCCTATGGCAAGCCCAATTTGATGACTCAAGAGGGTTTCTTGACAGCCCTTATGGAGACAGACACATTTGATTCCCCTGCTCAGGGCTTTACTTCCGAGGATGGAGTCCCTAATGCCCGGGGGCGTGTTCTTGGAGGCAGTAGTGCCATTAATGCTGGCTTTTATAGTCGTGCTGATCAAGATTTTTATCGGAGGTCAGGGATGAATTGGGATCTTAAAGTTGTGAATGAATCGTACGAGTGGGTTGAGGAGGCGGTTGTGTTTAGGCCTCAGTTGAGAAATTGGCAATCTGCTGTTAGAGATGGATTGTTGGAGGCTGGTGTTGATCCTTATAATGGGTTTAGGGTAGATCATGTTGTGGGGACTAAGATTGGTGGTACGACTTTTGATAGTTCAGGGAGAAGGCATAGTGCTGCTGATCTTCTAAGCTATGCAAATGCTAGGAACATTAGGGTTGCCATATATGCAAGTGTAGAGAGGGTCCTGTTGGCAGCTAGTTCACCTTATCCCGGATCTGGGCAGGCAGCTATTGGTGTTGTTTATCGTGATCGAACAGGGCGGTATCATCATGCCATGGTTAGGGAAAAGGGTGAGGTGATTCTATGTGCCGGTGCTATTGGGAGTCCTCAGTTGCTGTTCTTGAGTGGCATAGGTGCCAGGCCTTATCTATCATCTTTGGGTATTCCAGTAGCGTACCATCATCCTTATGTAGGGCAGTATATGTATGATAATCCGAGGAATGGGATCTCTATTGTGCCTCCAATTCCACTTGAGCATTCCTTGATTCAAGTTGTCGGGATTACCGAAATTGGGGCTTATGTTGAAGCAGCGTCGACTGTCATTCCTTTTGCATCCCTTCCACGTTCTGTTTTCATTAGGACACCATCCCCACCTCTGTATCTCACTGTTGCCACACTGATGGAGAAGATCATTGGGCCACTTTCCAGTGGTTCACTAAGGCTGGCTTCAACAGATGTGAGGGTGAATCCAATTGTTCGCTTCAATTACTTCAGCAATCCTGTGGATGTAGAAAGGTGCATAAACGGTACACGCAAGATAGGGGATGTGCTTAGAAGTCGTTCAATGGACGATTTCAGGTTACATGAATGGTTTGGGGCTCGGAACTTCAGATTTGTAGGGCCTGCACTACCTGTGGATCAATCTGACCATGCCCAGATGGCTGAATTTTGCCGAAGAACTGTGAGCACCATATGGCATTATCATGGAGGCTGCGTTGTGGGCAAAGTGGTTGATCGTGATCTTCGGGTTATTGGCATCGATGCTCTCAGGATTGTTGATGGATCAACGTTTAGTATATCACCAGGAACCAACCCCCAGGCCACCTTGATGATGCTTGGAAG ATACGTTGGTGCGAAGTTAATCAGATATCGTTCGATAAATGGATGA
- the LOC102626787 gene encoding D-3-phosphoglycerate dehydrogenase 2, chloroplastic-like, whose amino-acid sequence MAASSSSSSSIKPIFTTRSKSSNSSKSSLLSFLHNTKPKPISLKFSSHNSNYTTPPSFTISNSLQTALETSELHVSKFQDDLNVQAVTPKPTILVSEKLGEAGLAILRSFGNVECLYDLSPEALCEKISQCDALIVRSGTKVTRSVFEAANGKLKVVGRAGVGIDNVDLQAATEFGCLVVNAPIANTVAAAEHGIALLASMARNVSQADASIKAGKWLRSKYVGVSLVGKTLAVMGFGKVGSEVARRAKGLGMNVIAHDPYAPADKARAVGVELVSFDQALATADFISLHMPLNPTTSKIFNDETFAKMKKGVRIVNVARGGVIDEEALVRALDSGVVAQAALDVFTEEPPAKDSKLVQHENVTVTPHLGASTKEAQEGVAIEIAEAVVGALRGELSATAINAPMVPSEVLSELAPYVVLAKKLGRLAVQLVSGGSGIKSVKLIYRSARDPDDLDTRILRAMITKGIIEPISASFINLVNADFTAKQKGLRISEERVVADSSPEFPIDSIQVQLSNVDSKFAAAVSENGEISIEGKVKFGIPHLTRVGSFGVDASLEGNLILCRQVDQPGMIGKVGNILGEHNVNVNFMSVGRTFRRNHGIMAIGVDEEPNQDSLKEIGKVPAIEEFVFLKL is encoded by the exons ATggctgcttcttcttcttcttcttcttcaatcaAACCCATCTTTACAACCcgatcaaaatcatcaaactcatcaaaatcatcccTCCTCTCTTTCCTCCACAACACAAAGCCTAAACCcatttccttaaaattctcTTCTCATAATTCCAATTATACCACTCCTCCTTCATTCACCATCAGCAACTCGTTACAAACAGCCCTGGAAACATCAGAGCTTCATGTTTCCAAATTCCAGGACGATCTAAACGTCCAGGCCGTAACACCAAAGCCGACAATTCTAGTTTCCGAGAAGCTCGGAGAAGCCGGGCTTGCAATCCTGCGCAGCTTCGGCAACGTTGAGTGCTTGTACGATCTTTCCCCGGAAGCGCTCTGCGAGAAGATCTCGCAGTGCGACGCGTTGATCGTCAGGAGTGGCACTAAAGTGACGAGAAGTGTCTTTGAGGCCGCTAATGGGAAGTTAAAAGTTGTTGGGAGAGCTGGCGTTGGCATTGACAATGTTGATCTTCAAGCTGCTACTGAGTTCGGTTGTCTTGTTGTTAATGCTCCGATAGCGAACACGGTGGCGGCCGCCGAACATGGGATCGCTTTGCTTGCTTCCATGGCCAGAAATGTTTCTCAGGCTGATGCTTCCATTAAAGCTG GAAAATGGCTTAGAAGCAAGTATGTGGGAGTATCATTAGTGGGAAAGACACTAGCAGTAATGGGATTTGGTAAAGTTGGGTCTGAAGTTGCAAGAAGAGCAAAAGGTTTGGGCATGAATGTAATTGCACATGATCCATATGCCCCAGCCGACAAAGCCAGAGCTGTTGGTGTGGAGTTGGTTTCTTTTGATCAGGCCCTTGCCACTGCTGATTTTATCTCGCTTCACATGCCTCTCAACCCCACCACTTCAAAGATTTTCAATGATGAAACTTTTGCTAAGATGAAGAAAGGAGTTAGAATTGTTAATGTTGCTAGAGGTGGTGTTATTGATGAAGAAGCTTTGGTCAGGGCACTTGATAGTGGCGTTGTTGCTCAG GCAGCACTTGATGTTTTTACGGAAGAACCCCCAGCCAAAGACAGCAAACTAGTTCAACATGAGAATGTTACTGTCACTCCTCATCTTGGAGCTAGCACCAAAGAGGCACAA GAAGGTGTAGCTATTGAAATAGCAGAGGCTGTGGTCGGAGCATTGAGGGGAGAGCTTTCTGCTACTGCAATAAATGCTCCCATGGTTCCATCAGAGGTCTTGTCAGAGTTGGCTCCTTATGTTGTGCTAGCTAAGAAGCTTGGCAGGCTGGCTGTGCAGCTGGTATCCGGAGGGAGTGGCATTAAGTCTGTGAAGCTTATCTACCGATCAGCTCGTGACCCTGATGACTTGGACACAAGAATTCTCCGAGCTATGATCACAAAAGGCATCATTGAACCGATATCAGCCTCGTTCATCAACCTTGTCAATGCAGATTTCACAGCTAAACAGAAAGGCCTCCGGATTAGCGAAGAGCGTGTGGTAGCTGACTCGTCCCCTGAGTTCCCTATCGATTCAATCCAGGTTCAGTTATCCAACGTAGATTCCAAATTTGCAGCTGCTGTTTCAGAAAATGGAGAGATAAGCATTGAAGGGAAAGTGAAATTTGGGATACCTCACCTGACACGCGTGGGATCGTTTGGTGTTGATGCGAGCCTGGAAGGGAACCTCATCCTGTGCCGGCAGGTTGATCAGCCTGGCATGATTGGCAAGGTTGGGAACATACTTGGTGAGCATAATGTCAATGTGAACTTCATGAGTGTAGGAAGAACTTTCAGGAGGAATCATGGGATCATGGCAATCGGCGTTGATGAAGAACCAAATCAGGATTCCCTCAAGGAAATAGGAAAGGTGCCTGCAATTGAAGAGTTTGTATTCCTCAAACTATGA